In Arachis stenosperma cultivar V10309 chromosome 1, arast.V10309.gnm1.PFL2, whole genome shotgun sequence, one DNA window encodes the following:
- the LOC130981130 gene encoding uncharacterized protein LOC130981130, protein MLAWSIELSQFQVRFEPRNAIKAQALTDFIAEMTPIKPTPEPWKLHVDGSSNSTHGGAGIILENQNRIIIEQSIRYDFPVSNNQAEYEALLAGLTLAREVDAKVLEVNTDSQVVCSQINGSYQTREPLLQQYLSKVNELKEGFENITIQHVPRERNARADLLSKLASTKSGHGNRSLIQEVVRSPSVTATISVHLTSSSRESWTYPILQYLLNGTLPADPKEERRIKREAANYTIIAGQLYKRGFSQPLLKCVEPGNTEYILREIHEGCCGHHIGGKTLAQKIIRAGYFWPTIIRDSIQLTKSCDKCQKHANMHQAAPHQLSIISAERPFGSWGIDLVGPFPTAPGQLRYLIVAIDYYTKWIEAEPLASITVTQCRKFVWRQIITRFGIPEVIISDNGTQFTDKKFRELLEGLHISHRFSSVEHPQTNGQVESANKIIVKGLKKRLDEAKGL, encoded by the coding sequence ATGCTAGCATGGTCCATCGAGTTATCCCAATTCCAGGTCAGGTTCGAACCCCGAAACGCCATTAAAGCGCAGGCCCTGACCGATTTCATCGCCGAGATGACCCCGATCAAACCCACACCCGAACCGTGGAAACTGCACGTCGACGGCTCATCAAACTCCACTCACGGAGGCGCCGGAATTATACTCGAGAACCAAAACAGGATCATAATTGAACAATCAATACGATACGACTTTCCAGTATCCAataaccaagcagaatacgaagcccttTTGGCAGGGCTAACCCTAGCCCGGGAGGTCGACGCCAAAGTACTCGAAGTAAATACCGACTCCCAAGTGGTCTGTTCCCAAATAAACGGAAGCTACCAAACCCGGGAGCCCTTACTCCAACAATACCTCAGCAAGGTAAATGAATTGAAGGAAGGATTCGAAAACATTACCATACAACACGTCCCCAGGGAACGAAACGCCAGGGCGGACCTGCTTTCCAAACTAGCAAGCACAAAATCGGGACACGGTAACAGATCGCTAATCCAGGAGGTCGTTAGGTCGCCTTCCGTAACGGCAACAATCAGCGTACACCTAACATCCTCAAGCCGGGAGTCCTGGACATACCCAATCCTACAGTACCTCCTTAACGGAACCCTACCAGCAGACCCAAAAGAGGAAAGGCGAATAAAAAGGGAAGCCGCCAACTACACCATCATAGCAGGACAACTATACAAACGCGGATTCTCGCAGCCCCTACTCAAATGTGTCGAACCCGGGAACACGGAATACATACTCCGCGAGATCCACGAAGGCTGCTGCGGTCACCACATCGGAGGAAAAACGCTAGCTCAAAAAATCATCAGGGCTGGCTATTTCTGGCCCACGATCATTCGAGATTCCATACAATTAACAAAAAGCTGCGACAAATGCCAAAAGCACGCTAATATGCACCAAGCTGCCCCGCACCAACTCAGCATTATATCGGCAGAACGGCCATTCGGCAGCTGGGGAATCGACCTCGTCGGGCCCTTCCCCACAGCACCCGGCCAACTCAGATATCTCATCGTCGCCATAGattactacaccaaatggattGAAGCCGAGCCCCTAGCCTCCATAACAGTGACCCAATGCCGAAAATTCGTCTGGCGACAGATCATTACCCGATTTGGAATCCCCGAAGTCATCATCTCGGACAacggaacccaattcaccgacaAAAAATTCAGAGAACTCCTAGAAGGATTGCACATATCCCATCGCTTCAGCTCGGTAGAACATCCCCAAACAAACGGGCAGGTAGAATCCGCCAACAAAATAATCGTTAAAGGACTCAAGAAACGACTCGACGAAGCCAAGGGACTATAG
- the LOC130981149 gene encoding uncharacterized protein LOC130981149, which translates to MGATPFTERILRAKLPRGFDKPTDMKYDGTKDPQEHLTAFEARMNLEGASDAVRCRAFPVTLAGPAIKWFNALPNGSITSFHDITRKFMAQFTTRITKAKHAISLLGVTQKQEESTRKYLDCFNDECLTVDGLTDSVASLCLTNGLMNEDFRKHLTTKPV; encoded by the coding sequence ATGGGAGCCACGCCCTTCACGGAGAGAATCTTAAGAGCAAAGCTCCCCAGAGGCTTCGACAAACCCACCGATATGAAGTACGACGGAACTAAAGACCCTCAAGAGCACCTAACGGCTTTCGAGGCCAGAATGAACTTAGAAGGAGCATCCGACGCAGTCCGATGCAGAGCCTTCCCGGTGACCCTTGCCGGACCGGCGATCAAATGGTTTAACGCCCTCCCGAACGGATCTATAACCAGCTTCCACGACATCACAAGAAAATTCATGGCCCAATTCACGACCCGAATCACCAAGGCCAAACACGCCATCAGCTTGCTAGGGGTCACACAGAAACAAGAAGAATCTACAAGAAAATACCTCGACTGCTTCAACGACGAATGCCTGACGGTCGACGGGCTCACGGACTCCGTTGCCAGCCTCTGCCTAACCAACGGACTCATGAATGAAGACTTTCGCAAACATCTCACCACCAAACCAGTATGA